CGGCCCTGATCAGGGTGGAGAGGTGCACACTGGCCTCACGGACCAGGCCGCCCAGCGAGCGGTCACCTGGGCCCGCGTGGGTCTGATTCTCCTCCGACAGCGGGATGGAGGGGATGGGCGGCAGGCCCTCCCAGTCCTGGTGTCTCTTGGGGTCGTGCCCTGCGCTGCTCACCGAGCCATCGTCCCATGGAGCCGACCGCCTGCCGTGATGACACGGGACAATCGCGTCGATCTACTCGGTCGTCCGGCCGTGATCAGGGCCGATCATCCTGTGCCGAGTGCAGCGGGAGTGACCGCGCGCGCCTCGTCGAGGCGCCGGTAACGGCGGACTCACCACCGCAGCACGACGGCCGAGGCCACGGCGGCGAGCCTCGCGGCGATCAGCACCGACGCCTTCGCGCGTTCGGCCTGCGCGTCGGCCGACGCCGGCTCCGCCGTCAACAGGGCCACGCCGAACAGGGACATGGCGCTCACGTCGGCCCAGCGCAGCCCGACTCGATGCTGCGGCGATGCCCGGTTTGACGGCGGGCCAGGAGAAGCCGGTGGTGCCGACCAGAAGCCGGTCGATCGACGGACGCCGTGGCGCGCCGCTGGTCACCTTAACCGTCGACCGTGGACCGAACACTCGGGTGATCTACACGGCCTCGGTCGGGCGCGTCCTGACGCGTCGTCGCCGTCCGTACTGGTCCTGCCCTCGGCGCGCTCGTCCTCGCCCATCCGGTGATCAGCCGCGTGGCGTGCGTCATCGAGGCGAGGATCGGGGCAGACGACCGGCGTATGTTGCTGGCGTGTCACAGCAGAATGAGGAGACCGCCGCCCAACCCGGCCTGGCCCGATGGCCGATCCTGGTCGTCATCGGGCTCATCGCAGGCGCGCTGTCGGGTCTGTTCGGCATCGGCGGCGGGGTGGCGATCGTGCCTGCCCTGGTGGCCTGGTGCGGGCGAGATCAGCGGTACGCGGTGGCGACCTCGCTGCTCGCGCTCGGCCCGCTCGCGGTGGCGGGGGTGATCGGCTATTCCGCACACGGACAGGTCGATCTGCGCATCGCGCTGCCGCTGGCGGCGGGCTCGATGGTCGGTGCCTGGCTCGGGGCGTTCCTGCTCACCAAGATGCCGTTGGCCTGGCTGCGTTGGTTCTTCGCACTCATCGCCGTCGCGACCGCACTGCGGATGCTGATCGACCCCGGCGTCTCGACGGGCGTCGTGTCGCACGAGTGGTGGCGACTTGCGCTGCTGCTGCCCGTCGGGGTGCTGATCGGCGTGATCGCCGCGCTGGCGGGGATCGGTGGTGGTGCGGTGATGGTCCCGGTCATGCAGATCGGCTTCGGCATACCCGCCGCCCTGGCCAAGGGAACCTCGCTGCTGGTCATCCTGCCGACGTCGATCCTGGGCGGCTGGCGCAACCTGCGGCACGGCAACGGCTCGCTGCGCGACGCCATGTGGATCGGCTGCTCCGGAATCCTCGCGACGCTGGCCACCACGCAGTGGTCGGTCGTGATGAACCCGCTGCTGTCCGACGTGCTGTTCGGGCTGTTGCTGGTCTTCGTCGCGGTGCGCACGGTGTGGCAGGACATCCGGCGGCTGCTGCGACGGCGCGGCTGATCGTGGGAACCGGCGCGCGGCCGACGTCGTGCGCGGATCGACGCTCCCCGGCGCAGGATCGGCAGGCCTTGCGAGGCGGACCGGCCGCTGTGCATCCGCCCGCAGGCGCAGTGCGCCATGCGCGCCGATCGGGACGGCGCACCGTGTTGTGTCGTCAGACGTGCCGATTCGGGCCGGATCGGTTTCGATGAGGCCGGGCCACCGGCGCCCCGACTCGAATCCACCAGAGGTGTGGCTCGCCAGGTGCCGTGACCTGGCCGCTCACGACCGTGGTCGTCGCGCGGCGTCTCGCTCCGCACGCTGTCGACGTCGACGCTCCTGCCTCTCCGCGTTGATCTTCTCGATCTTCTCCTTCAGACGCCGATCTGCCTCAGCGCTCTCCGTTCGCTTCGCGACCTCCTTGAGCCCCTCATAGCCGCCCTTGATCGCTCCGTAGTCGTCCCCGGGAACTGTTGATCGTCGGCTGCGGGCTGACGTCGGAGAACGTCGCATTCCCCGGTGCCTGGGCGTTCTGGAAGAAGCTCCCGATCTGCGTGCCGATCTGGTGCGTGCCGCTGCCGAGCTCGTCCAGTCGCGTGAGCAGATTGGACAGCGCTGTCCCCAGCTTGTCCATCCACTCCCGGACCTTGTCGGCCCACTTCAATGCGATGCGGACTCCGTCGGCGATCATCCCGCCGACGGCGATGCCCGCCGTGAGCAGAGCGGCGATCCCCCACTTGACGAAGGCTTCGGCGATGTCGCCGCAGACCTGGGCGATCAGATCACGCACGATGCCGCGCACCGCGCCCACCACGACGCCTGCGCCCTGCACGGCGCCCGCCATGCCCGCCGCCGCAGCGCCGACCTGCTCGATGCCCTCGTAGGTGGACGCGGTGGCGTCGAGTGCGTCCTTGCCGAGGTGAACGGTTCCTGCGCTGATGCTGAGGACCCCCTTGACCAGGGCTCCCTGTGCGACGCGGCCGATGGCGAGGAACTGCCCGAAAATCCCGAACGCGTTGTTGTCCAGCGTCTCATCGGCGGCGCCATCGGCTGTGTCCATACGAGTCGCGAGGTCGAGGATCTTGCCTGCATGGGCGCGGATGAGCTCCGGCTCGGCGTCGAATGCCTCGCTCATGATCGCCTCAGGAAGGAGCCGCCGAAGTCCTCGTCATC
The Actinoalloteichus fjordicus DNA segment above includes these coding regions:
- a CDS encoding sulfite exporter TauE/SafE family protein, with product MSQQNEETAAQPGLARWPILVVIGLIAGALSGLFGIGGGVAIVPALVAWCGRDQRYAVATSLLALGPLAVAGVIGYSAHGQVDLRIALPLAAGSMVGAWLGAFLLTKMPLAWLRWFFALIAVATALRMLIDPGVSTGVVSHEWWRLALLLPVGVLIGVIAALAGIGGGAVMVPVMQIGFGIPAALAKGTSLLVILPTSILGGWRNLRHGNGSLRDAMWIGCSGILATLATTQWSVVMNPLLSDVLFGLLLVFVAVRTVWQDIRRLLRRRG